AAAAACGGCTTCCCCTCGGGGGTGAGCCACGCCGACAGCGGCCAGCCGCCGCGTCCGGAGACGAGCTGACAGACGGTCATGTAGATCGAATCGACGTCCGGGCGCTCCTCGCGGTCGACCTTGATCGGCACGAAGTTCTCGTTCAGTATCTCGGCGACCTCCTCGTCCGCGAAGCTTTCGTCCGCCATGACGTGACACCAGTGACACGCCGAGTAGCCGATGGAGAGAAAGATCGGCTTGTCTTGCTCGCGGGCCGCCTCGAGTGCCTGTTCGTCCCACGGCTGCCAGTTGACAGGGTTGTCCGCGTGCTGGCGAAGGTAGGGACTCTCCTCGTCGTCGAGTCGGTTGTGCTCGGTGGGCTGATCCATACGCCAGCTACGGGCAGGGATAATAAAAGTCCGCGGTAAGTTACTAACGCGTCCGCTGGAACGACGCCCGGACTACGCGAGTCCGAGCAGCGACACGCCGTAGGCCGAAGCGGCCACCAGTGCGACTGTCCACGCGAGAATACCGGCGGTCATCCACCCCGCGACGGCCCGAGTCCGGCTGCCAGCCAGCAACGCAACGAGTGCAGCGATGTGGACGCCGGTCAACACTGGGCTCGCAATAGCCAACCCCGGAACGCCGTACCGGTCCCAGAGATCGCGTGCGCGAGCGTACCGGTCGCTCGAGTCATCCGACTCGCCCCGTCGTTGCTCGAGCCAGCGAGCGATATGCCGGTAGAAAACGATCAGCGCGTACACGGAGAGAATGTTCCCCGCGAACGCGAACAGTCCGGTCGCGAGCGGATCGAGACCCAGTCCGATTGCAATCGGGATCACGACGAGGATTTCGACGATGGGTATCGCGGCGAAGACGAACACCAGCAGGTACTGGAGGAGACCCGAACTTTCCTCGAGCGTCGTGCCAACGTCGACGAGCAGCGGGAGGAGCGACATGCGGTAGCGTCTATCCTCGAGTCGGGCCTGCGAGCGGATAGATGGCGCGGTTCGGTGTCTGCGCTACACGTACCGACTCTCGCTCTCGTACACCGACGGGTCCTCCCTGTACTTCTCTGCGACCGTCTCGAGGGCGACGAACTGGGCGTTTTCGTGGCTTGTGACGTACTGGATGAACTCCTCGAAGAGCGGGATCATGTGGGGCAGGCCGTGGATGTCGGGGTGGATCGTGAACGTGTAGACGCCCGCCCCGCGGCGGTTGTAGAGGTAATCGAACTGGCGTTTGTAGTACTGTTCGTACATCATCTCGGGATCCTTGTAGCCGGCGTGGTAGATCGGCTGTTTGATGAACAGCATCGGCGGAATGTCGTCGCGGTACCAACTAATCGGAATCTCGACGACATCGGTTTCCTCTCCGTACTGATAGGGCTCCATCCACGTCTCGGGAGTCTTGTCGTAGTCGATTGTCTCCCAGCTGTCGCCCTCGCGCATCCAGCCCGGCTCGAACATCCGTTCCATCAGGCTGCTATCGTAGTCGAAGCCGTGTTTCTGGACGAGTTCCGGTGTGTTCTCGCTGAACTCCCACCAACTGGCGCGGTGGCCGACCGGCTCCGAACCGGTCACGTCCTCGATCAGGTCAATCGAAACCTCGAGAATTTCATCTTCTTGCTCCCTCGAGAGGTCGGTCGGGTTCTCGTGAGAGTAGCCGTGGACCCCGAGTTCGTGGCCGTCAGCTGCGACCGCCTCGATTTCGTCGCGAAAGGTTTCGATGGTGTGGCCGGGGACGTACCACGAGGTTCGGATATCCTGCTCATCAAAGAGGGCGAGCATCCGCGGGATGCCCTCGTTGCCGGCAGCGATTCCCCTCGAGAGGTCAGCGGGTGAGTCGGCCCCGCCGTAGGAGCCAAGCCAGCCAGCGACACAGTCCGCATCGACGCCGATTGCGACATCAACTGTTCCCATGCAGTGCTCACTCTCACGAAGCAGCGCCAAAGAAGCGTATTGTGGCTCGAGGTGACCGTCTCGAGCGTCAACTGGTCGATGCGGTGCCGATCAGTGGATCGGCGTTAGGTATCCAGTTCGTCCTGCAGCAGGCGTCGGAGCACGAGGTGGAGCACGCCGCCGTTCTCGACGTACTCGACAGCCATCGGCGTATCGACCTGTGCGGTCACCGTGAACTCGGTCACGTCCCCGTCGTCGTCCTCGGCGGTGACATCCAGCTCGGCGTTTGGCTCGAGGCCGTCCTCGAGACCGGAGAGCTCGTAGTACTCGTCGCCCTCGAGGCCGAGTTCCTCCCAGCCCTCGCCCGCTTCGAACTGCAGGGGCAGGACGCCCATGCCGATGAGGTTGTCGCGGTAGATGCGCTCGTAGCTCTTGCCGATGGTCGCGCGGATGCCGAGCAGGTCGGTACCTTTCGCGGCCCAGTCGCGGCTCGAGCCGGTCCCGAGTTCGTCGCCGGCCATGACGATCAGCGGCGTCTCTTCCTCACGATATCGCTCGGAGGCGTCGAAGACGGTGGTCTCCTCGCCTGTTGGATGGTGGATGGCGTAGCCACCCTCGACGCCGTCGAGCATCTCGTTTTCGATGCGGACGTTCGCGAACGTCCCGCGCATCATGACCTCGTGGTTTCCACGGCGGGAGCCGTAGGTGTTGAACTCGTACGGTTCGACGCCGCGTTCTTTGAGCCACTGGCCGGCGGGCAGGTCCTCGCTGAACGGCCCGGCCGGGCTGATGTGGTCGGTCGTGACCGTATCGCCGAGCGTCATGAGCGCGCGTGCGTCGGACACGTTGTCGACGCCGGGCTTCTCGAGCGGGAAGTCCTGGAAGAACGGCGGCTCGCGGATGTAGGTGGACTCGTCGTCCCAGTCGTAGACCTCGCCCGTGGGCGCGTCGAGCGCCTCCCAGCGCTCGTCGCCTTCGTAGACGCTCGCGTACTTCTCCTCGAACATGTCGGGCGAGACGCTGTCGTGGATCGTCTCGCGGATCTCTTCGGTGTCCGGCCAGATGTCCTCGAGGTAGACCTCCTCGCCCTCGTCGTTCGTGCCGATTGGCTCCTCCTCGAGGTCGATGTCCATCCGACCCGCGAGGCCATACGCGACGACCAGCGGCGGGCTGGCGAGGTAGTTCGCCTTGATCTTCGGGTGGATACGCGCCTCGAAGTTGCGGTTGCCCGAGAGGACGCTCGTCGTCCAGAGGTCGTGTTCGTCGATGGCATCCTCGATTGGCTCCGGCAGCGGTCCGGAGTTACCGATACAGGTCGTACAGCCGTAGCCAACGACGTGGTAGCCCAGTTCCTCGAGGTCGTCGAGCAGGTCCGCGCGCTCGAGATACTCCGTGACGACGCGGCTGCCGGGTGCGAGACTCGTCTTGACGTAGTCGGGAATCTCGAGGCCCTGTTCGGCGGCGTTGCGCGCGAGCAGGCCGGCACCGACCATCACGGACGGGTTCGAGGTGTTCGTACAGGACGTGATCGCGCTGACGAGGACGTCGCCGTGGCCGATCTCGACCTCGCGGCCGTCCTCGAGTTCGACGGGAACTTTCTCGTCGAGCGGGAGGCCGGGGCCGGACCCGCTCGAATCGGCTGCTGCCGCGCCGCTGCCGTCGCCGATTGCGGGCTCGCCGCCCGCGCCGATGACGCCTTCGTCCTGCAGCAGGGCCGGGAAGTGCTCGTCGAGATTGCCCATCGGGATCCGGTCGTGGGGCTTCTTGTGGCCCGCCAGGCTCGGTTCGACCTCGCCGAGATCGAAGTCGACGGTTTCGGTGTACTCCGGTTCCTGCTCGCCGAAGAGGCCCTGTTCCTCGAGATATGCGCGTACGAGATCGATGTGATCCTCGTCGCGACCCGTGAGTTCGAGGTACTCGAGGGTCTTCTCGTCGACGGGGAACATGCTGATCGTCGAGCCCTGTTCGGGAGCCATGTTCGAGATGGTTGCCCGGTCCGCGACCGAAAGCTGGGAGACGCCGGGGCCGTAGAACTCGACGAACTTGTCGACGACGCCGACCTGACGGAGCTTTTCGGTGATGTGAAGCACGAGGTCAGTCGCGGTCGCCCCCTCGGGGAGGTCGCCCTCGAGGCGGACGCCGACGACTTCGGGCAGGCTCATGTTGATCGGCTGGCCGAGCAGTGCCGCTTCGGCCTCGATCCCGCCGACACCCCAGCCGACGACGCCGATGCCGCCGATCATCGGGGTGTGGCTGTCCGTGCCGACGAGCGTGTCGGGGACCAGCCACTGGTCGCCGTCAACTTCGCGCTCGTGGACGACGCGTCCGAGGTGCTCGAGATTGACCTGGTGGACGATCCCGGTTCCTGGGGGGACGACCTCGAAGTCCTCGAAGGCCTGCTGTGCCCACTTGATCGCACGATATCGCTCTTCGTTTCGCTCGTACTCGATCTCGACGTTCTTCTCGTAGGCGTCGTCGCTGCCGAAGTGGTCGACCTGCACGCTGTGGTCGATCACGAGGTCGCAGGGGACTTCGGGCTCGACGACCGTCGGGTCGACGCCCTTGCGGTCCGCCGCGGAGCGAAGCGCCGCGAGGTCGACGACTGCGGGAACGCCGGTCAGGTCCTGCAGGACGACCCGCGACACCGTAAACGGAACCTCGGCGTCCGGTACGTCCGGCTCCCAGGACGCTGCCGCGCGAATCGAATCCGCATCGATCTGTTCTCCGTCAGCGTTTCGTAAGACTGACTCGAGCAGAATACGGATGCTCACTGGCAGTTTCTCGAGGTCACAGAGGCCCTGCTCCTCGAGGACGGTAAGATCTGCCATCTTATACGTTTCGTCGTTGTGTTCGAATTCCCGGATTGCGTCCGAGAACGCATCGTCTGACATTGCGCGGTCTACGAACCGATCACATTTGAAACTGCCGAGAACCGTGCGAAGAGACAATATTTGCCCCACATTTGTCGGGTATGGGTCAGAATGCACCAACGCACACGACTAGTTCCCCGTTATTGCACCCTGTATCTGTTATAGAGAACAGTGACTAACCTGTACGCGGTGGCTATTTTCAAATAGTAACTGAGTCCGCAGTCACCGACCGTACTCGACGAACGCGAAGCCATCGCGCTCATCGCGCTCGAGTTCGTCCCAGGTTTCGGGATTCCAGTTCGGGAACTGCGTATCACCGTCGGGTTCCCGGTGAACTTCCGTGACGATCAGGCGCTCGAGCACGGGCAGGAACTGCTCGTAGACGGTCGCGCCGCCCGCGACGAAGATGTGGTCCGCGTCGTCGTGGCGCTCGCGCGCAACTCGGTCGGCTGTCTCGAGTGCCTCCTCGAGACTGCCAGCCGTCACGGCGTTATCGGGCGTCTCGAGGTCGCGAGTCGTCAGGACGACCGTCGTCCGGCCGGGCAGCGGTTCGCCAAGCGCCTCGAGAATGCCCTCGTAGGTGACGCGGCCCATGATGACCGGGTGGTCCATCGTGGTCTCCTTGAAGTGGGCCAAGTCTTCGGGAATGTGCCACGGCATGTCGCCGTCCTTGCCGATCACGCCGTTGTCTGCGACGGCGACGATGCCGACGAGTTCGCGGTCGACGCGCTCAGCAAGCACATCGCCGGCCCCGCGGTCGCTCATTCGGCGACTCCGAATTTGATGCCGCCGTGGGAGTCGTACTCCGTCAACTCGACGTCGTCCGGCGAGAGGTCATCAATCGAGACGTCTGCAATTTCGAGGGTCGGGCGCTCGAGTGGCTCTCGAGAGAGCTGCTCGAGGAGGCCGGGTACGTGGTCTTTCCGTTCGTCGCCCTCGGCTTCGGCGGGCGCTTCGGACTCGAGCCACTCCGTGACTGCGAGGTACTCCTCGCGGTCGTCGACATCGGCGAGGCGGGTCTGGAGCGCCTCGAGGTTGTCCGCGTACCACTCACCGCGCGCGCCGCGGCCGCAGTAGACGTGGGCGTCGACGACGGTGTGGGCGAACGTGCCGGGTTCGAACCCGGTCTGCTGGGCGATGAGTTTCGTCAGGAGCGCGTAGGCTGCAATATTAAAGGGAATCCCGAGTGCGATGTCGCCCGAGCGCTGGGTGAGGTGGCAGTTCAGTCGGTTGCCCTGGACGTTGAAGACGAACGAGTAATGGCAGGGCGGCAGCGTCGAGACGGTCGCGTTCGCGGGATGCCAGGCGTTGACGATGAGCCGCCTCGAGTTCGGCGAATCCGACAGCGTATCGATGACGTACTGCAGTTGGTCGAACGTCCGCCGCCCGTCGGCTTCCTCGGTGACCCACTGCTGGTCGGCGTCGGGCCAGGACTCGCCCGGAAGCTGCGCCGAGTCTTCGGGAACTGGGTAGCGCCGCCAGAAGCGGCCGTAGGCGGTGTCGAGGTGTCCCTCGTCGTCAGCCCAGGCGTTCCAGATTTTGGTCTCTTCGCGCAGGTCGCGGATGTGCTCGTCGCCGGAGAGATACCAGCACATCTCGTGGATCATCGAGTTCCAGCGAAAGCCGTCCAGTTTCTTCGTCGTGAGCAGCGGATACCCCTTCTGGAGGTCGATCTCGTAGTGCTCGCTAAACGACGAAATCGTATCGACGCCGGTTCGATTGGGCTTGTACGCCCCCTCTGACAGGGCCGCGTCGACTAACTCGAGGTACTGTTGCATTATCGCGCCATTCGAAGTCCCCAACTAAAGTATTGACTTCTCGTACGGGAGGGTGTTCAGATTCCCCGTTCGTTTCGGTCGTGAATCGCTTCGCGCAGTTCTTCGGCTTCCGCTTCAGAGAGTATTCCCGCCAGGTCAAGCAGCGAGCGGTCACCGACGATTCGTTCAACAGTGTCGGAGAGTGACTCGCCATCCAGACGTTGATCCTCGAGTTTCTGGTACGCATCTTCGCTGATCCGAATTGTTCGATACGTGGTCTCGTCCATACACATCGCAGTATACGATGGTCATACTCGTTAGTCTAGGCCGTTCCACTTTTACCGCGCTGTCCAAACCCTCTTTGTCCCCCCGTGCCTCCCGACCAGTAACCGATGACCGCTCGAGCCGATACCACGCTCCTCGCCGTGTCACCGACTGCAATCCGTGATCGGCCGGTGGCGACGCTCGCAGATATCGACGCGACGCTCGAGCCGGACGCCGTCTGGGTGCTGGGGCCTACCCGCGAGCCACAGTCCTTTGCGCGTGCGCGCAGTTCGTTCGACGCACCGGCGTTTCACCCGCCGCTCGAGACGGGCGACGGCGCAGTGTGCCGACAGTCAATCGGCGACCACGAGGTCCTGAGCGTCCAGAGTGTGAGAGCCATCGAGCCGTCTCCAGAAGCGGTCTCAAGTTCGCTTTCGGATCCCGACGTCGTGGCGCTTCTCTGTGACGATATCGCAACGGAGACGCGGCCGACGGCGCTCGAGACCACCCTCGAGCACGCCGACATTCTCGCCGCGGCGCTTCCGGCCGGTTGCGTCACGACCGTCCTGACGGGAGCCGAACCCGCGGGCTACGACGAGTTGTGGCATCTCGAGGCCGAGACGGGTGCTGTCCAGCACGTGGATCACGACCCCGCACTCGCCTGCGAGCCCGCTGGCGACGACTGCGTTTCCGTCCGCGTGCAGGGCGTCGGCCCCGTCGAGGGCTACGGCACTGCGGCCTCACTTGCACTGCTCGAACTCGAGGCCGAGGGCGTCACGAACATCGAGACGTACTCGGCGACGGATTTCGGCCTCGAGGCGGTGTCCGGAATCGGCCCGAAAACGGCGACTCGGCTGGCCGAGCACGGCGTGACGGCGCGCGAGGAGTTACTCGAGATGCCGGTCGATCAGCTGGCTTCCCTCCCCGGCGTTGGTCGCGAGCGCGCACAGGCGATGCACCAGCACGCAGCAGTCCTCGAGACGGGCGAGGCGCGCCGCCTCACCGACGAGTCGCTGCCCGGCGAACACTGGTCGACACCGCCGCTCTGTATCGACATCGAGACCGACGGGCTCTCGCCGACGATCATCTGGCAGATCGGCGTCTACGACCCGGCGAGCGACGAGTACCGCGCGTTCGTCGAGCGAGACGACCCGAGCGATCCGGCGTCCGTGCTCGAGGCGTTCTGTGACTGGCTGCTCGGCGTTCACCCGAATCGGGCGCTGCTGACGTGGAACGGCTGGCGCTTCGATTACCGACATCTGAGCGCGTTCATCGCCACACACGCCCCCTACTACGCCGAGGAGTGGGAGTCGATTCCCAAATTCGATCTCTATCTCTGGGCCGTCACGGACGAGAACGCGATGCTCCCCGGTCGGACCAACAGACTCGAGGCCGTCGCATCCGCGCTCGGTTACGAGGACGCAGAAACGGGCCTCGACGGCGCACAGACTGCGGCGGCGTATCAGCGATTCATGCGCACGGGCACGCCACTCGAGTGGGAGCGCCACGAAGCCTACTGCGAGGACGACTGCCGCGCGCTGTGGCACGTCTACGAGCGGGTGCGGGAGGCACCGCATCTCGAGGCGACCGACTCGAGCGCGAGCAATTCGAACTCGAGGTGGGCTAAAACAGGGACGTCACGCAACGTGAGCAACACAGCAGACAGCGAGCAAACCGGACTAAGTGATTTCTAGATGAGCGAGTACGGACACGACACGGACGCAACCGACGTGGCAATCACCGGCGACGAACTACTCGACACGTTCCCCGGTTCCCGCGCCGCGGACGATATCACGACCCTCGAGTTGCCCGGCCGAGACGCATCAACGGTTCCGAACGAGGAGATTTTGCAACCTGAACTCGCGGCCCCACTCGAGTACGACCTCTACTCGCACCAGGCTACAGCGCTCGAGGCGCTGGCTGCCGGCGAGAACGTCTGCGTCGCGACGAGCACTTCCTCAGGAAAGACGCGCATTTACGCGCTCCAGATCGCCCGAAACGTCCTCGAGGCCCGCGCTCGAGGCGAGGAGTCGACAGCGTACGTCTGCTACCCGACGAAGGCCCTCTCGCGGGATCAAGAGCGCGAACTCAACGACCTCTACGACGACCTCGGCCTCGAGATCACGGTTGCAGTGTACGACGGCGATACGGAACGCGGCGAGAACCGACGCCGGATTCGCGAGAAAGCCGACGTGATCATCACGAACTTCGCGGGCGTGAATACGTACCTGCACGACCACGACCGCTGGGCGCGCTTTCTCTCGGCCTGTGACCTCCTCGTGATCGACGAATCCCACACCTACACCGGCGTCCACGGGATGCACGTCGCCTGGATTATCCGCCGGTTGAAACGGGTGCTCGAGTACTACGGCGCGGACCCACAGTACGTCCTCACGAGCGCGACCATCGGCAATCCCGGCGAGCACTCCGAGGCCCTGATCGACGAGTCCGTCACCGTCGTCGACGAGGACGGATCGCCGACCGGACCGCGTGAGCTGGTGCTGTGGAATCCGCCGCCACGGGCGCGCGAGGACGAGCGCGGCAAGGAGTTGGAGGAAGATCCCACAGACGCTATCCTCGAGCGCGTCCCCGCCACCGTCGAAGCGCCGCGCGTACTCTCGCATCTCACCTATCAGGATGCCCAGACGCTGCTGTTTACGCCCTCGAGAAAGCTCGCGGAACTCTCGGTCAAGCGCGCCGCGAAATTCCGTGACGAGAATCATTACTACGCGAATCCCGAGCGCGCCAGCGGAATCGAACCCTACCATGCGGGCCACTCGCGCAAGAAACGCCACGGCACCGAACACCAGCTCAAGACCGGGATTCTGGACGGCGTCGCCTCGACCAACGCCCTCGAGTTAGGGATCAACATCGGCGAGATGGACGCCACCGTGCAGTTGGGCTATCCCGGCCAGCGCCAGTCGTTCTGGCAGCAGATCGGCCGCGCGGGCCGGGGTGAAAAGCGCGCGCTCTCGGTGCTCGTCGCCGAACATCGCACGCTAGATCAGTACGTCATCACCCACCCCGACTACCTCCTCGAGAACGACGTCGAGGACGCGGTGGTCGATATCGACAACGACGCCGTCTTCGCCACCCATCTGCGGTGTGCAGCGGCTGAACTCGCACTCGATGAGAGCGATGCCGGCGTGTTCGCCGAGCGCGAACGACTCGAGCGCGCCGTCGAGATGTGGCGACGCGCCGGGCAGTTACAGGGCGCACTCGAGACGGGCGTCTCCTACGTCGGGCCGCCGCGTCCGCAGGGGTCCGTCTCACTGTACGCAACGACGGGCGAGGAGTACGAAGTACAACTCGCCGACGGCGTCGACGAACGCCACGACCCAGAGATGGAGCCGCTCGCAGAGGAACGCGTTTTGCGGGATTTTCACGAGGGAGCGGTCCGGTTGCATCAGGGCCGACAGTACGAAGTTGTCGACGTGGATCACGAGACCCCCCGCCCCGCAGTGACGCTGCGCCCGACGGACGTGGACTACTACACGCGCACGCAAACGGACGTGACGGTCCTTGATGCGGTCTCGGAGGAGTCCCGCGACATCGACGACTTCACGCTGCATTTCGGCCGCGGCCGAGTGCTGGTGTATCACGGCACCTACGACAAGGTCGCCGTCCACGGCGGCAAAAAGAAAGCCCAGGCGATCCCCACCGAGAATCCGCCGTTGTCCATCGACACCCACCTCTGCTGGCTCGAGGTCCCCCAGTCTATCGAGGACGCGCTGGTCGAGAAGTATCGCAACTTCGATGTACCAGGAATGGACGGCGAATTCGCAGAAACGGCTCACCTCGGCTACGCAGGCGGGCTTCACGCGGCCGAGCACGCGACGATTGGCGTCGCCCCGCTCGAGTTGATGGTCGACAAGCGCGATCTGGGTGGGTTGGCGACGTTATCAATCGACTCGCATCTCGCACAGGACAGTGTCGAAGCGGACGCAAATGGGCACAGGAATGCAGCGGACGACACCGCCGCGCCACAGAACATCGCCGCCGCCGAGGCGACCGTTCGAGAGATTGCGATGGGTCTCGAGCACGAGCCAGCCAGCGGCTGGTTCATCTACGACGGGATCGACGGGGGCCTCGGATTTGCGCGGGCGATCTACGAGAATTTCGAGGCGGTCGCGCGACGGGCACGCGAGCACATTGCGGACTGTGACTGTGGCCGCGTCGATGGCTGTCCCGCCTGCGTGATGGACGAGCAGTGTGGAAACGACAACCAGCCGCTCCATCGAGAGGCGGCCGTGGACATCCTCGATCAATTGCTCGGTGATGCTGGAGACGACATGCTCGAGGATATCCAATCTGAGGAGTACGGCGGAGATCGGCGGCCGCCGCTGTTTTACGCGTGATCGACGGACATGTCTGCTCGGACACCTGCCACACGCGTGCCTACGCGTTTGCTTCGTCTCGAGTTCCCGGTGGGATATCCAGCGGCAGATCAACCTCGATTGAGTCATACCAGACCGTTGGTCGTTTCCGCCGTCCGTCCTCCTCGAACTCGAGGAGGTGTAGCGACTCGAGTTCCTCGAGATTCGTATGCACCTGTCGAACGTCACGGTCGACGAGGCGAGCCGTCTCCCGAATGCTTTCGGGTTCGTGCTGGACGAGCGCACGAAGCAACTCGAGGTTCTTTGGCCGCGTGACGCGGTGAACGTCGTCAGGGTGGTCGAAGATTACCTCGAAGTGTGGCGCAACCTCCTCGCCGCGGTCGAGTCCCCGCAGTGCATCACGGAGGCTATCCTCGTCACCACGCTGGAAGCGAATGTGCATCGTCCGTTCGTCGGTCGTTGAGTTACCAGTGTTCGCCATGCGTACGTACCTCCTGTTTGAAGCGGTCGTAGAGCGGTTCAAGGCCGGTGAATTCGATGTCCTCGACATCACCGTTCGACAGATGTTTGTGATGTTGTGCAGCGTCGGGATGGTCCGGGAAGTTGTCGTATCGGATGATCGTCTCGCCGTCTGTCGTGCCGTACTGCATCGAGTATTTTACCCCGTCAGGGTATCGATCAGACGACGGAACGTTCCACGCGCGAATTTCAGCGAACGTCTCACCGAAATCCTTCGTCACGTCGATGACCGCGACGGCTTCGTCGTCCTCACGACCCGTCATCAGCTGTTGTTACTCGGCACAACACCATAAACGATGTGGTCAATCACAACAACGTCTCACAATGCTCGCGACGGAATCGGTGCAGACACGATTGTGCATACTTTCACTCGAGAAAAGAGCAACGCTTACAGGTTCGTGCGTCCCGCTATTTCCCATGCGAGAGAACGTGCTTCTGATCGGTGGTGGCGGCCGCGAACACGCAATCGCCCGCGCGCTCGAGGATAGCGAGGCAGACCTCTACGCCTGCGCTGGGAACCGAAATCCCGGCATCGCACAGATTGCCAGCGAGTTCGAGACGCTCGAGACGACGAACCCGAAGGCTGTCGTCGAGTACGCCGAGGATGTCGACGCGACGATTGCCGTTATCGGCCCGGAAGCACCGCTCGAGGCCGGCGTCGCGGACGAACTCGAGAACGCGGGCGTCTACCCGTTCGGCCCGAAAGAGGCCGACGCCCGCATCGAGACGGACAAGGCGTTCCAGCGCCGGTTCATGGCAGAGCACGACATTCCGGGCTGTCCGGATTTCGAGACGTTCGACGACCCGGAGGCGGCGTGTGACTTCATCGACGAGTACGACGGCGACCTCGTGATCAAGCCCGCGGGGCTGACGGGCGGGAAGGGCGTCAAAGTCATCGGCGATCAGGTGACCGCCGAGGAGGGCAAGGAGTACATCCGCGACTCCGACTACGACCGGATCGTTCTCGAGGAACGGCTCATCGGCGAGGAGTTCACCGTGCAGGCGTTCGTCGCCAACGGCTCGTTCGAGACTGCGCCTGCCGTCCAGGATCACAAGCGCGCCTACGAGGGCGACGAGGGACCAAACACGGGCGGCATGGGCAGCTACTCCGACGCCGCAACGGCGCTGCCGTTTATGACCGACGCAGACTACGACGAAGCCGTCTCGATCATCGAGGCGACCGTCGACGAACTCGAGGACTATCGCGGGATTCTCTACGGCCAGTACATGCTCACCAGCGAGGGGCCGAAAGTCATCGAGTTCAACGCCCGCTTTGGCGACCCTGAAGCGATGAACACGCTGCCGGTCCTCGAGACGGACTTCCTCGACGTGCTCGTGGCCGCCCGCGACGGCGAGTCGGTGCCAGACCTCGAGTTCGCCGACCAGGCAACGGTCTGTAAGTACGCCGTGCCGGAGGGGTATCCGACGAATCCCGACGCTGGTGCTCAGGTTAAAGTCGATGAAGAGAGCGCGGGCGATGCGTTGCTCTACTACGCGAGCGTGGACGAACGCGACGACGGCATTTACACGACGACCTCGAGATCGTTCGCACTCGTTGGCCTCGCGGATTCGATCACCGAAGCCGAAGCAATCGCCGAAGACGCCCTCGCAGTCGCTG
The Natronolimnobius baerhuensis DNA segment above includes these coding regions:
- a CDS encoding toxin-antitoxin system TumE family protein; translated protein: MTGREDDEAVAVIDVTKDFGETFAEIRAWNVPSSDRYPDGVKYSMQYGTTDGETIIRYDNFPDHPDAAQHHKHLSNGDVEDIEFTGLEPLYDRFKQEVRTHGEHW
- a CDS encoding DEAD/DEAH box helicase; translation: MSEYGHDTDATDVAITGDELLDTFPGSRAADDITTLELPGRDASTVPNEEILQPELAAPLEYDLYSHQATALEALAAGENVCVATSTSSGKTRIYALQIARNVLEARARGEESTAYVCYPTKALSRDQERELNDLYDDLGLEITVAVYDGDTERGENRRRIREKADVIITNFAGVNTYLHDHDRWARFLSACDLLVIDESHTYTGVHGMHVAWIIRRLKRVLEYYGADPQYVLTSATIGNPGEHSEALIDESVTVVDEDGSPTGPRELVLWNPPPRAREDERGKELEEDPTDAILERVPATVEAPRVLSHLTYQDAQTLLFTPSRKLAELSVKRAAKFRDENHYYANPERASGIEPYHAGHSRKKRHGTEHQLKTGILDGVASTNALELGINIGEMDATVQLGYPGQRQSFWQQIGRAGRGEKRALSVLVAEHRTLDQYVITHPDYLLENDVEDAVVDIDNDAVFATHLRCAAAELALDESDAGVFAERERLERAVEMWRRAGQLQGALETGVSYVGPPRPQGSVSLYATTGEEYEVQLADGVDERHDPEMEPLAEERVLRDFHEGAVRLHQGRQYEVVDVDHETPRPAVTLRPTDVDYYTRTQTDVTVLDAVSEESRDIDDFTLHFGRGRVLVYHGTYDKVAVHGGKKKAQAIPTENPPLSIDTHLCWLEVPQSIEDALVEKYRNFDVPGMDGEFAETAHLGYAGGLHAAEHATIGVAPLELMVDKRDLGGLATLSIDSHLAQDSVEADANGHRNAADDTAAPQNIAAAEATVREIAMGLEHEPASGWFIYDGIDGGLGFARAIYENFEAVARRAREHIADCDCGRVDGCPACVMDEQCGNDNQPLHREAAVDILDQLLGDAGDDMLEDIQSEEYGGDRRPPLFYA
- a CDS encoding ribonuclease H-like domain-containing protein, with product MTARADTTLLAVSPTAIRDRPVATLADIDATLEPDAVWVLGPTREPQSFARARSSFDAPAFHPPLETGDGAVCRQSIGDHEVLSVQSVRAIEPSPEAVSSSLSDPDVVALLCDDIATETRPTALETTLEHADILAAALPAGCVTTVLTGAEPAGYDELWHLEAETGAVQHVDHDPALACEPAGDDCVSVRVQGVGPVEGYGTAASLALLELEAEGVTNIETYSATDFGLEAVSGIGPKTATRLAEHGVTAREELLEMPVDQLASLPGVGRERAQAMHQHAAVLETGEARRLTDESLPGEHWSTPPLCIDIETDGLSPTIIWQIGVYDPASDEYRAFVERDDPSDPASVLEAFCDWLLGVHPNRALLTWNGWRFDYRHLSAFIATHAPYYAEEWESIPKFDLYLWAVTDENAMLPGRTNRLEAVASALGYEDAETGLDGAQTAAAYQRFMRTGTPLEWERHEAYCEDDCRALWHVYERVREAPHLEATDSSASNSNSRWAKTGTSRNVSNTADSEQTGLSDF
- the purD gene encoding phosphoribosylamine--glycine ligase — its product is MRENVLLIGGGGREHAIARALEDSEADLYACAGNRNPGIAQIASEFETLETTNPKAVVEYAEDVDATIAVIGPEAPLEAGVADELENAGVYPFGPKEADARIETDKAFQRRFMAEHDIPGCPDFETFDDPEAACDFIDEYDGDLVIKPAGLTGGKGVKVIGDQVTAEEGKEYIRDSDYDRIVLEERLIGEEFTVQAFVANGSFETAPAVQDHKRAYEGDEGPNTGGMGSYSDAATALPFMTDADYDEAVSIIEATVDELEDYRGILYGQYMLTSEGPKVIEFNARFGDPEAMNTLPVLETDFLDVLVAARDGESVPDLEFADQATVCKYAVPEGYPTNPDAGAQVKVDEESAGDALLYYASVDERDDGIYTTTSRSFALVGLADSITEAEAIAEDALAVAGEEGLHMRHDIGKPDLVQQRIDHMDEIRGE
- a CDS encoding HVO_A0114 family putative DNA-binding protein, encoding MANTGNSTTDERTMHIRFQRGDEDSLRDALRGLDRGEEVAPHFEVIFDHPDDVHRVTRPKNLELLRALVQHEPESIRETARLVDRDVRQVHTNLEELESLHLLEFEEDGRRKRPTVWYDSIEVDLPLDIPPGTRDEANA